The following is a genomic window from Garra rufa chromosome 4, GarRuf1.0, whole genome shotgun sequence.
ATTATtgttacaaagaaaaaaatagtgtttgtgtttgtgcagGTAATAACACAATGACATATTTAAGTTCTGTTTTGGAACGTTCCTGTTTTAATTTGATAATAGAAGGTTAATAAACAAGGCACAGTTTTTTTTTAGCTATAGTGCATGCAACAGTGGCAAGAATGTATAGTGAAAAAATGCTTTAAAGATCAGTCTCATTCACCTGAACAATTGACTCCAGCATCTTTACTATGATCACATTGATGTTGACCCCATCCTGCTGACTCGCAGTTCTTCAGTGTGGACTCTGATCCAGTACACAAGACCAAACCCATCCAAATTGGTCCTGATCCTGGTCCAAAGTGAGCAGCACCTAGAGCATCTACCGGTTctccacagtccagctctctacacaccactgcagcaTCAGCCAAATCCCAACCAAGATCACAAACCGTTCCCCACTGACCTCTGTGAAGAACCTCCGCCCTTCCAGCACAGCGACTGTGACCACCAACCAACCTCACATTTGCGTGGCCTGTATAATGAATGAGAATAAACCATATAGAAAAAGTGAAGGATAGCAAGAAAGGAAATGTCAAGGTGAAATGGCAAAATCACTTAAAATCAAAAgaaattctacattttaaaaatcgCTTTAATTCCAACCTGCACACATCACTTCAACATCATTGTCATGTGAACAGTTGTTTTCATGTGATAGTGATTTTGCACAGAAGTGAATCTGGTGTTCATTTCCTCCGCACTGAATCTCTTGTGTCCAAATCTGAGTGCCTCCTTTGCCAAAAGCAGCTGCTCCCAGCACCTGtacaggagccccacagtccagctctctacacacaacctctgcatccTGCTGGTCAAAGGCAGCATCACACACTGACATCCACGTCTGATCATGACGTATCTCTAACCTCCCAGAGCAGCGAGAACCTCCAACCAGCCTGACACctgaacaaagaaagaaaaaacattggTAACACTTAATATGGTTCAGTTTGTTAATATCATGTTAATGCATTGGgtataacattattttaaaacatttattgatTTAAGATGGTGTCATTGAAAAAATATAGTATTACTCATTTTAATCAGGCATGTTCAACATGATACATTAATCATTTATACAAATTGctgtttaaaatgtatatgtaGAAATTATCAGTGCCATATTAAATAAGGTGCTTTGCTTATATATGACCTGAATATTAGTTTTCcaattaacaaaaacaaatctgGTATATTTTCAAATAACaatttttgtcattgtttatAAGCCAATATGCATTCTTTACAAATATCATGCCTTATACATAATTAAAGTATaccaattaaaaaacaaacaaacaaacaaacaaacagttaaacagcatttaaataaaactataaataatattaaaggtcccatattgtcaaaatcgaaatttcctggcttttttcatgataactaaggtctaggggctaagtaactaccatatgagtttcaaaacagtcaatccacagtaaactgcacacagcctgcttaaagtaacttagctgttcattttcacgagccgctgtgacttccgtaacaatgtgacgtccgatctactcaagtcaccgccttcagtcaccaccccagcaccatccaccgtcccaccctccttttgtcaaacccagacaacaacgcatccatttcattattgagcaacaacaacacgaaaacaagtcgagaaaaccctgttcagtcgatagatgtcaagctacgatcattacacaggcttcagaacaacgtgaatataagagaccagtggcacgtcaacttcagcctctttcacacagcgattccggtaaatacacggataatgtgtcccacgatttgttccggaattgtttgatttggttcattcacagttgtattccggaatctgtgcgtgctttacacacaaccatagactgtaaaaaatattgacatagtatccgtgacgtcacccgtaggattctgaagcgctaatttgaagctcatagtgggcgggattcggccgtcgccatcttggaatcgcgtcatcgtgcgtcactcccggataatgaaaaatgggcaaaaaggcgggatgtgggtggagctggttgctgaaaccacgcccgcctagagcgacagtggtgacagcagcggcaattcccctgtcactcaagtggccacgcccttaattatgctgaactttaaggcttaatataacttaaaccgatgaaaaaaaaattcacccccctcacagttgacatgaagggcaaaactagctataccaaaaccattttttgaaccaggctgtaaacatacttttttctgctgtaaagttgggcattttaacatggagtgtcaatgtgattgactcccttttgcagccagcctcaagcggccagtcgatgaattgcagtttcagtcacttacacaacccataaagacatgtgacgtttggatgtgagatgtaatgcaacgcgaacgtttcactaaactgaaactaacctgaacaaactgtgcttcagcgctgatagtgaggagctggctctggccgatcgccgcttcattccactttgcacgtatttttttgtcgtgaaaagtcgcatgataacgtgcatcatcactacaacactgcctttatgcttctggcttttgttcacacagcgcttgttcccgtaattttccagaatcagcgcgcattgtgaaaggggctttactaaagcaacagttatgtagcttactgcattcggtgtttgaaaaagaaaaaacattaatgatcattctgaaatatcctgttgagcaggggtccccaaactaaggcccgggggccgaatgcggcccgcccccacatttggaccggccctctgaacaatgccagagacatattttgaaagtgaaaaattaaaaggaaaatttttaaatatgatttacTTGTAtcttgataataaaggttggctttcaaactaaaatttgttAGTTAATTTtcgtttaattttagttattaacattcaacataatgtgtcatcgcaatcgaacaggtgatgcgcgagccaaaatgactcaatagcatttgaggtgaaactagcactgcttgtgggacaggtgcaaaagcaagacttcacttaTCTCCCAGTTatccaaagtttttcagctgagaaaccagtggccccattcccaggTGAAAAGTCTGTGAAAGcgctgaaaatgatgaaggcagagtttgacgtgtgattaaaaaaaaacagtggattcttaaatcgattttgcttgacaagcctctcaaggctacggttctcttggttggttgtgcatctttttcttctacactttttccttccactcaactttctgttaacatgctagGATACAGCAATCTGAAATGCCAGGTTCTTTGGCTAaacaatgtttgtggcttaccctccttgtgaagggtgtcagtgCTTGTCTtatggacaactgtcagatcagcagtcttccccatgattgtgtagcctagtgaaccaaactgggagaccattttgacggctcaggaaacctttgcagacgttttgagttgattagctgatatgtcaccatattctaattttttgagagtgaattggtgtttttttttttatgtgagccagatcatcacaattaaaagaaccaaagacttaaactacttcagtctgtgtgcattcaatttatttaatacacagtTACTGAAATATATGAactttctaatttattgagatgcacctgtatatcttttgaaaagaaataatCCTttttctgtgtggtgcataacaaaataaactattctagcattaaaaggtagaataaatacaggtaaaatcataaaataaataataaataaaataaataaatagtagtcagtccagcccatggtattttcttttataaaccgactgggcccccattaaagaaaagaaaattatgtggccctctcagaaaaaagtttggggacccctgctgttgagtatcagcaggctaggctttctctatggctctgggctcgcttacagcatacatgaccgtagttacctgtgattggcctgactGTGCGTCACTCATAAAACAACAGGCcagtcagaagagaggctcatgaatattaattagatggtcCAAAATCTACCTGTTTTTGACatagctcctaaaaaaggagctgtaaaaatatattgagatggattttggcacttatactgcaaatatatattcttaaggacatcaacaactaaaataaacctccagaaatgtgtacaatatgggacctttaatgggGAGGTTGATTTAGGCTAGGTGGTTCATCATAAGGATaggttttaaaacaggtttaaaaTGTTACCTGCGCAGATGACTCCAACATCTTCAGTAAGACCACAGCTTTTTCTACCCTGTCCTAATCTCCGACAGTTCTTTAGTGTAGGTTCTGATCCAGTACAAAACACATGAGACATCCAGACTGGTCCTGATCCTGATCCAAACTGAGCATCACTCAGAGCATCGACAGGTTTTCCACAGTCCAgttctctacacaccactgcagcaTCAACCATATCCCAACCAAGACcacacactgttccccactgACCTCTATGAAGAACCTCCACTCTACCAGCACAGCGACTGTTACCACCAACCAACCTCACATTCACATAGTCTGTATATTGAACAGAGAACAGAGAGAAAGAAATACTGACAATGGGCAGAAAACAACATTCCAGTAAAAAAGGACTTTACTTGCAATTAATTCCTACCTGCACACACCAGTTCAACATCACTGTCATGAGAACAGTTGTTTTCATGTGATAGTGACATTGGACAGAAGTGAATCTGAGATTCATTTCCTCCGCACTGAATCTCTTGTGTCCACATCTGAGTGTCTCCTTTGCCAAAAGCAGCTGCTCCCAGCACCTGTACAGGAGgcccacagtccagctctctacacacaacctctgcatccTGCTGGTCAAAGGCAGCGTCACACACTGATATCCACATCTGATTATGACGTATCTCTAACCTCCCAGAGCAGCGAGAACCTCCAATCAGTCTGACTCCTGAAAGAATATATGATTATATGTCCTGCaattattttgctaaaaaaatGTTTCAGGACATCATATTTTGTGCAATAAACTACATCTACATGTGTGGAATCACTTGAACTGAAATCCATTTCTGAAGGgaaaaaacatttatacattgAGGAGTGCATAAATTGTTAAAAGTACTGGATAAGATATGCTATTATTTGTTTCTAAAAGGTGTAGACGTTTTATGTGTGTGCTCACAATTAGTTTATGTTAGTTAGTTATGTGAACAATCTTCAGTGATGTAGTAATTTGGAACAGCTCACCTGAACAAATGACTCCAGCATCTTTACTATGATCACAGTCATGTTCATCCCGTCCTGGTGTcatacaattttttaatgttgacTCTGATCCAGTACACAAGACAACACTTATCCAGATTGGTCCTGATCCTGGTCCAAAATGAGCATCACCCAGAGCATCTACAGGTTctccacagtccagctctctacacaccactgcagcaTCAGTCATATCCCAGGCatcatcacacactgttccccactgATCTCTATGAAGAACCTCCACTCTACCAGCACAGCGACTGTGACCACCAACCAACCTTACATTCACACTGTCTGTTAGTGCAATAGATAAATAACCGACCAAGAAACAGAAAAGGAGAATAAATAAGattataaaaaaagaacaaagaaaatacattaaaatataactgCAGCACAATAATATTGCATATGCATGTCTGATTTGAGATTATTTTCCTTCTTAACTCCTTGAAGCATAAACCTACCAGAGGTGATGAGTTTTAAAATATAGCACAAAAATACGAACATCAGACAGCTCTCCATCTCCTGCTTAACTGTAGCTCAAGCTTTCTCGTCTGCTCTTCAAACACACTAAAGAAAATGACTCCTCTCAGCCCCCTAAAGAGAAGGGCACAAGCCCCAAAACTTTCCAATCATATTCATCATTACCTTGTTAGACAAAACAGAGGAAATGATCAAAGAACTTCAGTGACAAATCAAAAGAGGTATTTCTGATTTTCGCCATATATATCAAAAGAACGTCAGCGCTGAAAAAAAAGACTCCTCCTCCTGCATATCGAGACACACTGAGGATACACACACACCTGCCAGAGGCAAAAAATAGTCACACAGAATAAAGAAGACATTAAAGGTTTTAGAGAGAGGAAGCACTTTAGGATATTTACAGCATCAGCACCTGCTGAGATCCAGAGACTGATAAATGCTCACTTTTTGATATATTGCCCTcttacagtaaataaataaattgattaaaattatTCAAAAACTTACACCAAGTAAATTAATTCTACAGCATGACAGGAAAAGTAGTAAGTAATCTTATTCCATTTTCTCAATTTATAGTGTTGACTGCAATCAGTAAACTCAACCACTGAAACtaaaacaaataacaataaaaaacaattatataattatatatagatatatctttataaataattacaaaatataatagGTAAAATAGGTAACTGTTGTTCTTCTGAGTAACTGTTACCTATtttaccataataataataattattattattactactagtaCTGCTActtttaataattattgttaaAAAATGGCACACAAATCAATGTAAATAAACCGCTTCCATTCAATACACATGAACTATAAAGTACATGAGCTTGTACGTTGAATGTAGCAATGTGTTACTCAACCACAAGATGACAGCAAAACACTATTTATTCTAAGGACAGGCTGCAATGTGCGTATTATACTGCAATGCGTTACTCTCCAACAGATGGCAGCAAACCATTTATTGCAGAAACTAACTGATAAGTGTCTTGTTCTTTGTCCATATTGTTTAACCGTTTTTTCTCATAATGACGACTCTTAATGACTTTATTTCTGATCAAACTGACATTTTATTTGTGTAAAATGTTTTGGGGAAAAGCCTGAAATTAGACATAACAGAGCTTCATAATAGACTGAGGTCTGAGTGATGAGAGATACTGAGAATTTACCTTCTATTAACAACCACTGTAGGCAACAAACTTTTCCTTTATCAACAATAAATTAAGAGGAGACATATTAAATATCAGCATAAtgaaaatttcaacattttccTCCATAAAGACAATGAAAAGGTCATTCAGTTGGGGGGGGAAAAATAAATCACTGAAATGGTGAGTCAGTGCTCTCAGAAGAATACAATCCAGCATGATTCAAGCAAACACCATCTCTCCTGTGTCCGTGCACTTGACTATTCTTTTACACGTTCAGGGATCTTTATTGTCCAAAGCAGACTTTCACAAAGGCTCCATCTTCATTCCCTACCTCCAGACTAGTTCAAGTTTTAACCAGTTCCACCAATACCTCTCCATAAGCGCTGAATCAGCACACAGCTCGAATCAGATGATAAGTATCAGCAGGGGTCCCATCAGCAAATCACGTCCCGGAGGCTCGTAGACCCTGTTTCTGCATGACGTTCCAGAGTTTGTGAAGGTTGGACTGAGTAATGAGGTCGTCTGGTTTGAGCTGCAGCGCACGGAGGTAGTTGCTCTCAGCTTCCTTCAGCTTCCCATTAAGATGGAGGATCGCCCCGAGATTCATCAGAGCTGCTGGATGCTGGGAAATCAAGACAGATTCACAGATATAGATAAACAGGATAGGGAATTAGgtttaaataatagtaaaatgACATTCCAAAACAGTATAAGCAACAAGTATGATAGAAGACAGTGTTTTAATCTTTAAGAACATGAAAGAATGGCTTAAGAAGGTGCTTACATCAGGTCTTAAATCAGCTGCCTTCCCATAATACCTTTCAGCTGCCTCATTCAGACTGGCCTGCCTgtggacaaacacacacattaagtcgttattattaacaacaacaaacatTTGACGATCTAaaatcaatatgtgaccctggaccagaaaaccaaagtagcatggctatatttatggcaattgccaaaaatacgtTGCATGGTCAAAAggattttttaatgccaaaaatcatcaggatattaagtaaagatcatgttccgtgaagattttGTAAATGTctaactaaatatatttaaatgtaacatttgattagtaatatgcattgcgaagaacttaacttgaacaactttaaaggcgtttttctcaatatttcgtattatcctattttaacaaatcatacaccaatggaaagcttatttcagatgatgtatacatttcaaacaaattgacccttaggactggttttgtgatctagGGTGGTCCAGATTTAGCTGTGTAGGTTTTTGAGACACACACCTGAGCATATGAGCTGCACTGAACACCACCTCAAACTCTGAACTGTCCAGCTCTGCTGCTTTCTGAGCCATCGCTGCTGCCTCTCCCAGACGAGACTCTTCCAACAGAAACTGACCTGacacagaaagaaagacagaggAGTTCACAGGATTGAAAACAACTCAAAAACAGCAGGCCAGAAGCCCACAGGTCAAACATTCGAAGATAAAGCAGAACAAGCATCCAAAAACACAGAGACAAAGAAAGGGAGTGGAGGACGAAGGAGGACATGACAGCATAGTGAACCTTAGTATTTAAAAGCAGTatataaaaatattgtaattattgtaataaattaCAAATTCTAAATACGTTTATTTACATCAATTctattcacaaataaaataaataaatgctgggATATAATAACGCCAAGTACATTTGAGCACTTTATCAAACAAATTAGCAGGGAAGCAAATCAGACTGTACCGTAATGCATATAGCAGTTTCCTCTTGCAGGATCCAGCTCTATTGCCTTCAGGAAGTAATGCTCTGCTTCAGACTTCTGTCCCTGTGGAGAAATTAAGAAATAATTACACCTGCACCCaatgttattcattttaatattacaATTGTCCTATATAcattatcagtcaaaagttttttgaacagtaagattttttgttttttaaagaggtcttctatttgaatatcttttaaaatgtgatttattattcctgtgatttcaaagctgaatttttagcatcattactccagtcacatgatcattctaatattctgatttgctgctcaaaaataatttattagtatttctttgataaataaaagttcaaaagaacagcatgtacctgaaatagaaatctttgttaacattataaatgtcttatcttctgattaattaaaaaaataataaatacaaaaatatattgatttttgaatggtatagtgtataatgttacaaaggctttttatttcagataaatgctgatattttttttataatttttataatattttatataaatgtttagGTAAAatagaagctttttttttttttttttttctctcaagaagtctcttctgctcaccaagcctgcatttatttgaagtacagtaaaaacagaaaaaaaagcaaaaatatttcaaaattttactattttaaaatgtaatttattactgtgatttcacaactgaatttttagcatcattactccagtcacatgatcattctaatattctgatttgctgctcaaaaataatttattattatttctttgataaatagaaagttcaaaagaacagcatttacctgaaatagaaatcttttgtaacataataaaaacatttataatcacttttggtcaatttaaaaaataataattacaaaaatatatagatttttggatggtatagtgtttaatgttacaaaagctttttatttcagataaatgttgataaaTGGTGAAAATTTatcttttttataatttttataatttttataatttttaaacaatattttatatacattatatacattttatacataaaatattgtttaaaaattataaaaaaatatttttttataatttttaaacaatattttatatacattatatacattttatacataaaatagaagcacttttttaaagaagtctcttctgctcaccaagcctgcatttatttgaagtacagcaaaaacagtaaaattttgaaatatttttgctttttaaaataactgttttctatttgaatatattttaaaattttattactgtgatttcacagctgaatttttagcatcattactccagtcacatgatgcatcagaaatcattctaatattcggatttgttgctcaaaaacatgtattataattatttttaatgttgaaaatagctgagtcggaattttttcaggtttctttgacgaaaataaagttcaaaataacagcatttatctgaaatagaaatcttttgtaacattataaatgtctttatcatcactttcgatcaatttaaagcatccttgttaaataaaagtaataatttctataatttattaaaaaaacaaaacatatatacCGACTCAAAGCTGGAATGGTatcgtgtataatgttacaaaatatttttatttcagataaatgttgatcttttggatctatcattttatcaaagaatcctaaaaataaaattatttaaaaaaaataaaaatataaaaatggataatgtgacactgaagactggagtaatgatgctaaaagttccgctttgaaatcacaggaataaataacattttaaaatgaattcaaatagaaagctaaatatttcacaatattactgatattgctgtaatttttatcaaataaatcttgtggagcagaagagacttctttaaaaacattaaaaatcttactgttcaaaaacttttgactggtagtgtattacgCTAGTCGTTATCAAAGTGTGGGAAAGTTTGTTTCTAATAAAGTACACTTCCTTTATGGTTCAGCGCTGATTGCTTCCATGTTGGTATTACCTTTGCAAATGTTCTTGTCATAAGCAACTAAGTTATATTAGACTTGCTTTACTAAACGGTTCTGTGGCAAACACTTTTGATAAGAGGATAAAGCTTGGCTACGGTTCACAAAACTACATCCAAGAGCGTTCAAAAAATGTATAGGCCTATAAAACTTAAAGTCAAGGTTGCAAAAAGCGCTAAACGTCTTCAGATTTGAATCCAAAAGGGTAAATACAAAACGAGCTATTGTTTTAGTCTAAACCTGCGATTTAATCTATCAACTAAAGCGTTAAATTAGCTTTAGAGGTTGTTTAGGAACATATTTTCAATAAAACAAACGTTCAAACACCTTATATAAGGCTGGCCTGAATCCTTCAAGTACAACATGCCCTGACTTCAGACCATTTGACACAAAGTAACCCAGCGAATACACTGCACTTCCTCAACAGGTGGTCAAAAGTTCACCAGTAACCTGTTTTCAATAAAGTAAGAGAGTAATTACATTAAGCGCGGTGCTTGAGGGATAATAACCGGTTTTAAGCTCTGTGTATTAAGTGGACAGGccggtggggggggggggtttaaaGTGAGCAAACAGGTCTGAGGCAACAGTCTGGACTCTTGACCAGCCGTGCCGAGATTCAAACCCAAATCAGATTATAGGGAGGATATGAGATATCACGTCCTGGGGGGGACGCAGCTGCTCGACCTTTCTTCATCACCCCTCTCCATTTACATCATAGTGGTCAGAGAGGAAAATATCACAAGCGACTGTTTCTGTATATCTTACGCAGACAGAGAGAGGGTAGTGAAAGGGGTGGAATATAAATAGGAAAAGACAGGTTTTAAAGGCATCATCATGTTGATGTTGATGTCTGAGAGATGTTTTTCTGTCAATGTTCCTCTCAAGGACAAAGCAATTAAAAGAAACCTTGGCACTAAGAGCCCTAAGAGTTATAGAGTTATAGTTTAATATGCAGAAcatgaatataaaaataaaaataaataaataaataaataaaattgcaacGCTTAAGCCAAGAGTTAAgtgccaataaataaataaattaattaattaattaattaattttaggtTTAAATAAGTGCTGTCAAATAGATTAATCATGATTACTCACATCTAAATAAATGTTAAgtgct
Proteins encoded in this region:
- the LOC141332774 gene encoding antigen WC1.1-like gives rise to the protein MESCLMFVFLCYILKLITSDSVNVRLVGGHSRCAGRVEVLHRDQWGTVCDDAWDMTDAAVVCRELDCGEPVDALGDAHFGPGSGPIWISVVLCTGSESTLKNCMTPGRDEHDCDHSKDAGVICSGVRLIGGSRCSGRLEIRHNQMWISVCDAAFDQQDAEVVCRELDCGPPVQVLGAAAFGKGDTQMWTQEIQCGGNESQIHFCPMSLSHENNCSHDSDVELVCADYVNVRLVGGNSRCAGRVEVLHRGQWGTVCGLGWDMVDAAVVCRELDCGKPVDALSDAQFGSGSGPVWMSHVFCTGSEPTLKNCRRLGQGRKSCGLTEDVGVICAGVRLVGGSRCSGRLEIRHDQTWMSVCDAAFDQQDAEVVCRELDCGAPVQVLGAAAFGKGGTQIWTQEIQCGGNEHQIHFCAKSLSHENNCSHDNDVEVMCAGHANVRLVGGHSRCAGRAEVLHRGQWGTVCDLGWDLADAAVVCRELDCGEPVDALGAAHFGPGSGPIWMGLVLCTGSESTLKNCESAGWGQHQCDHSKDAGVNCSGE